The genomic DNA TTTCCCGCAGCGGGGCGTTCAATATAATGCGCTTTGTATCCTGTCCCGCGGTCAATCACGCCTTTCAGCATGTTGCCTACAATAAAGGATGTTTGTGCGGATAAAACTTCAGTTTCCATAGGTACGTTTTCTTCAAGTACGCGTCCGTCGTGGGTTTCAACTTTTGTAATACCGTACGGTTCCGCGCGGATACCGTGGTTGGCAATAACACCGAACGCGTTGGTTAGTTCAATCAGGGTTACTTCGTTGGTACCCAGTGCGATTGAAAGGTTTGCCTGTAGGTGGCTTTTTATCCCGAGTTTACGCGCTGCCTGTACAACTTTCTGCGGGCTAATCTGGCGTGTAAGTTTTACGGCACTGACATTCAAAGATTGTTCCAATGCTTTTCTCACGGTAATTTTGCCGTAATATTTTCGTCTGTAATTTTTAGGCGACCACGGTTTCTGTAAATCTTTTGGTAAATTTTCAAGTAACGGGTTGATTGGTTCATCAACAACAGTAGTGGTGTCTTGTATAACAGTCATATCTAATGGTTCCCAGTCATGGCCGTTGAATTTGTAGGTTGCCGCTGAATCGTCGATTGTATCCGCAGGGGTGATGCCGTTTTCTATCGCTGCAGTGAAGACAAATAGTTTAAATGCCGATCCTGCTTGTCGCCGTGCCTGTGTTGCGCGGTTAAACTGTGATTTTTTGAATGAACGCCCGCCGATCATCGCACGGATTTGGCCTGTCACAGGGTCAATTACTACTAGGCTGCCTTGTACAGGTAAAGTTCCGGTACCGTGAGTGACTTCATATTCTAAAAGTTTTTCTTCCATAACAGTTTCCGCAAGCATCTGTGCTTCAAGATTGAGAGTGGTATATACCTTTAAGCCGCCGCGGTTTATCATATCAGTACCGTACCGTTCATCAAGTTGCTGGCGGAGGTATTCAATAAAGTATGCGCCGATACCGCCTGTTTTACCGAGGTTGACTGTTTGAATGGGGTAAGCTTTGGAATCTTCCAGCATTTTTTTGTCTATCAAGTTCAGGGTTTTCATTCGGTAAAGAACGGTCTCCCGTCGTTTTGTTGCGCGGTCGACGCTGCTAAACGGTGAATAACTTCCCGGCCTGCGGATTAAGCCCGCAAGTAATGCGCATTCCGCAAGGTTTAATGATTGTACGGGTTTACCAAAGTATGCACGTGAGGCGGATTCCACGCCGTAGGAGTTAGCGCCAAAGTATATTTGGTTAAGGTACATCTCAAGGATTTCTTGTTTTGTAAAAGCGATTTCCAGCCGTATTGCAAGGAAAAGTTCTTTGATTTTACGTGTCATTGTGCGTTTGTGGGTAAGAAACATAACTTTTGCGAGTTGCTGTGTTATAGTTGACCCTCCTTGGCCAACTCGTCCGGATATTATGTTTAAGACTGCTGACTTAATAATTCTTGAAAAATTTAAGCCCCAGTGTTTATAAAACAAATGGTCTTCTGTTGCAATAACTGCGTTTTGTAAATCTACAGGGATTTCGCTTAAAGGTACGTATACTCTGTGTTCAATGTATAACTCGCTGATAATTTTGTTGTTAACATCATAAAACCGGGTTGTGAGGTTAGGGTTGTACTGTTGCATGTTTTCTATCGGAGGAAGTTCAGAGATTAAGTGCCGCAGAAATATGCCTGTTAGTATCATCAATATCAGTATTGATGAATAGATGATACGCGCATATTTTGATGGCTTACTGCTCCTGCTGTTATTGTTCATAAACAGTTATATTATCATATTATTGAAAAATAGTTTAGTAAAGAAAAATTGTTGTATAATAATTGTTTAATAATGAATAATATAAAGAATAATTTAAGAAATATTAATATACGTATTAATGCAGCAACTGAAAAAGTTGGGCGTAAACCTGATACCGTTAAACTTGTCGTCGTAACTAAAACTGTGGGGATTGATGAAATTCAAGTAACCGCAGAGACGTGTCCTGAAATAAAATATTTTGCGGAAAACCGTGTAAAACAGGCGGTAGAACGTGTTGATGTATTGAATGATTACTTTGCCAAACAGGGTTTATCATGGCATTTTATAGGGCATCTTCAGACAAATAAGGTTAAATACGTGGTTGGACGGTTTGAGCTTATTCAGTCAGTGGATAGTGAACGGCTAATCCGCGCAATATCGGAACATGCAGTAAAAAAAGGTATCATCCAGAAGTGTTTGCTTGAACTTAAAATCTCTGAGGAAGAATCAAAGAATGGTTTGGATGAAAAGGGGTTAATTGAATTATTGCCTAAAATATCTGGTATCCCGGGGATTAGTATTCTTGGATTGATGACAATGGCACCGTTTTTTGATAACCCTGAAAACACAAGGACGTATTTTCAATACGCAAAGGGTGTGTTTGATAGATTAAAAAATGTGTATACGCTTCAATTTCCGGGGTTTGATATTCTATCAATGGGTATGAGTAATGATTATACAGTGGCTGTGGAGGAAGGGTCTACTATGGTCCGTCTGGGGACCGCGGTTTATGGAGAAAAAAACTGATGTTTGAAAAAATTAAACGTATCCATTTTGTCGGTATTGGCGGTGCTGGGATGTCAGGTATTGCTGAAGTGCTGCTTAATCTCGGGTATATCGTTACCGGGTCTGATATTAAGGACAGTACTGTTGTACAGAGGTTAAAGAAATGCGGGGCAAAAGTTCTTATCGGGCATAAAGGTTCAAACATCGGTGCTGCGCAGGTAGTGGTGGTTTCCACAGCGATTGACCGTTCAAATCCTGAAGTTTTGGCAGCGGAACGTTTAAAAGTGCCGGTGATACCAAGGATTGAAATGCTCGCGGAGATCGCGAGGTTAAAATATGCGGTTACAATAGCGGGGACACACGGGAAAACGACAACAACGTCGATGATTGGGATGGTTCTTTCCGCTGCGGGGCTGGATCCTACTCTTGTGGTAGGAGGGCGTGTACGCGGGATTGATACCGGTGCGAAGCTTGGGCATGGGGAATATATTGTTGCTGAAGCTGATGAGAGCGACGGGTCATTTCTAAGGCTTAATCCTACTATAGCTATTGTTACGAATATTGATGATGACCATCTGGATTACTATCATACGTTTACACGGTTAAAATCTTCATTTGTGGAATACCTGAATAATGTTCCGTTCTATGGATGCGATATTATCTGTACGGACAATGCGGTTGTACGGTCGGTAATACCAAAACTTCATCGCAAGGTTTATACTTACGGGCTTGAATCTCAGAAGTATTCCGTGGATTTCACAGCAGAAGATATTAGGTATACTACCCGCGGGGCGGAATATGTTGCGGTTTATAAAAACAAAAAAATTGGACGTGTGAGTTTGAACCTCATGGGTGCGCATAACGTTACAAACAGTCTTGCTGCAGTGGCTACCGGTACAGTGCTTGACGTGAAGTTTAAGAAAATACAGTCTGCGCTTGAGGATTTTCGCGGGACAGAACGCAGGATGCAGTTTATGGGTGAACGTAAAGGCGTGACGTTTATTGATGATTACGGGCATCATCCTACGGAAGTACGCGCTACGGTCTCCGCGTTGAGCCAGTCTATGAAAAAAGGAAAACGGTTATTTGTAATTTTTCAACCCCACAGGTATTCACGGACACAGTTATTAGCGGAAAAGTTCGGGCCTGCGTTTAAGCAAGCCGGGTTTGTGGTATTGACCGATATTTATGCTGCGGGGGAAAAGCCGATCAAGGGTATTACATCAGATATTATTTATAAATCTTTGCAGAAAGCAAAAGTCGATACTCTTTATGTTCCGCTTGAGAGGGTTGTGATCGAAGTTGTTAAACTCGTGAGAGAAGGCGATGTGGTATTAACCCTTGGTGCGGGGGATATTTTTAAATATAACCATCTGATCCAGGCGGCATTATAAAAAATGGTAACCATTGGTAGTTAATATGAATTTTCGTGAAGAAATAGTTAAAATCAATGATTGCGTGAAGTTCGATGAACCGATGTCGAAACATACAACGTTTCGTATAGGCGGCCCGGCGGATGTATATATACAAATAAACTCCAGGGATGAATTGCGGACAGTGTGCAGTCTTTGCGATGAGCATAACGTTCCGGTATTAATTTTGGGTGCAGGGTCTAACCTTCTGGTATCCGATGCAGGAATTGAAGGGGTGGTTGTTAAGCTCAGCGGAGAGTTTAAACGTATATCTTATGACAAAACAAAAATTTATACCGGTGCGGCGGTGTATCTTCAGCTGTTAGTGCATCAGTTGATAGAACAAAGCCTTACAGGATTTGAGTTCATTGCAGGAATTCCCGGAACCGTTGGTGGCGCTGTGATAATGAATGCAGGGGTTAAGGATAGAAGTATTAGTGATGTTGTTGAAACTATAGAATATCAAACACCCGAGGGTGAATCTAAAACCGTTAAATCTGAGGAGGCAGGGTTTGGGTACCGGAAAAGCGGGTTTCCTAGGGGCGCGATTATTACTACTGCAGTGTTTAAGTTGAAAAAAGGGAAGAAAGAGGATATTGAAACTAAAGTACATGAAATTATTTCTTCGCGGATGGATAAGCAGCCATGGCAGGCGCATAATGCAGGGAGTATATTCAAAAACCCGGAGAATGATTATGCCGGAAGGATTATAGAAAAATTGGGATACAAAGGTAAATGTTTTGGCGGGGCGGGTGTATCAGAAAAACATGCGAATTTTATTGTTAATAAAGGAAATGCATCAGCGATGGATGTAAGGAAGTTGATACGCGAAATTCAGACAAAAGCTAAGGATGAGTTAGGTATATTACTGGAACTTGAGATCAAAATTGTAGGAAGGGATATCGAAGTTGAAAATTAATACCGGTAAAAACAAGGTCGGGAAGATTGGTGTGCTTTATGGAGGATGGTCAACGGAACGAGAGGTGTCGCTGGTATCCGGGAAAGCTGTCTTCACAGCAGTAAAAGAGTTGGGGTATAACGCTGAACTTATAGATTTTCGTCGTGATTGGTGGAAAACCAGGCTGGATTTATCAAAGTACGGGTTTATATTCAATATTTTGCATGGAACCAATGGCGAGGATGGAAAACTTCAGGGATTACTTGATCTTCTCGGGGTAAAGTATTCCGGATGCGGTGCGTTAGCGTCTGCACTTGCGATGGATAAAGTTAAGGCA from Elusimicrobiota bacterium includes the following:
- a CDS encoding transglycosylase domain-containing protein, yielding MNNNSRSSKPSKYARIIYSSILILMILTGIFLRHLISELPPIENMQQYNPNLTTRFYDVNNKIISELYIEHRVYVPLSEIPVDLQNAVIATEDHLFYKHWGLNFSRIIKSAVLNIISGRVGQGGSTITQQLAKVMFLTHKRTMTRKIKELFLAIRLEIAFTKQEILEMYLNQIYFGANSYGVESASRAYFGKPVQSLNLAECALLAGLIRRPGSYSPFSSVDRATKRRETVLYRMKTLNLIDKKMLEDSKAYPIQTVNLGKTGGIGAYFIEYLRQQLDERYGTDMINRGGLKVYTTLNLEAQMLAETVMEEKLLEYEVTHGTGTLPVQGSLVVIDPVTGQIRAMIGGRSFKKSQFNRATQARRQAGSAFKLFVFTAAIENGITPADTIDDSAATYKFNGHDWEPLDMTVIQDTTTVVDEPINPLLENLPKDLQKPWSPKNYRRKYYGKITVRKALEQSLNVSAVKLTRQISPQKVVQAARKLGIKSHLQANLSIALGTNEVTLIELTNAFGVIANHGIRAEPYGITKVETHDGRVLEENVPMETEVLSAQTSFIVGNMLKGVIDRGTGYKAHYIERPAAGKTGTTNNYTDAWFVGFTPDLVCGIWVGYDDCRSLGSGMTGGELACPIWTKFMKDVLKDKPIQNFTVPDRIVFAKVDPKTGLLALPNTPKAHLESFLRGTEPKMFSLNTDLLQSTTAEDEIDQELGF
- the murC gene encoding UDP-N-acetylmuramate--L-alanine ligase produces the protein MFEKIKRIHFVGIGGAGMSGIAEVLLNLGYIVTGSDIKDSTVVQRLKKCGAKVLIGHKGSNIGAAQVVVVSTAIDRSNPEVLAAERLKVPVIPRIEMLAEIARLKYAVTIAGTHGKTTTTSMIGMVLSAAGLDPTLVVGGRVRGIDTGAKLGHGEYIVAEADESDGSFLRLNPTIAIVTNIDDDHLDYYHTFTRLKSSFVEYLNNVPFYGCDIICTDNAVVRSVIPKLHRKVYTYGLESQKYSVDFTAEDIRYTTRGAEYVAVYKNKKIGRVSLNLMGAHNVTNSLAAVATGTVLDVKFKKIQSALEDFRGTERRMQFMGERKGVTFIDDYGHHPTEVRATVSALSQSMKKGKRLFVIFQPHRYSRTQLLAEKFGPAFKQAGFVVLTDIYAAGEKPIKGITSDIIYKSLQKAKVDTLYVPLERVVIEVVKLVREGDVVLTLGAGDIFKYNHLIQAAL
- the murB gene encoding UDP-N-acetylmuramate dehydrogenase — encoded protein: MNFREEIVKINDCVKFDEPMSKHTTFRIGGPADVYIQINSRDELRTVCSLCDEHNVPVLILGAGSNLLVSDAGIEGVVVKLSGEFKRISYDKTKIYTGAAVYLQLLVHQLIEQSLTGFEFIAGIPGTVGGAVIMNAGVKDRSISDVVETIEYQTPEGESKTVKSEEAGFGYRKSGFPRGAIITTAVFKLKKGKKEDIETKVHEIISSRMDKQPWQAHNAGSIFKNPENDYAGRIIEKLGYKGKCFGGAGVSEKHANFIVNKGNASAMDVRKLIREIQTKAKDELGILLELEIKIVGRDIEVEN
- a CDS encoding YggS family pyridoxal phosphate-dependent enzyme, whose amino-acid sequence is MNNIKNNLRNINIRINAATEKVGRKPDTVKLVVVTKTVGIDEIQVTAETCPEIKYFAENRVKQAVERVDVLNDYFAKQGLSWHFIGHLQTNKVKYVVGRFELIQSVDSERLIRAISEHAVKKGIIQKCLLELKISEEESKNGLDEKGLIELLPKISGIPGISILGLMTMAPFFDNPENTRTYFQYAKGVFDRLKNVYTLQFPGFDILSMGMSNDYTVAVEEGSTMVRLGTAVYGEKN